The genomic DNA GATAGTTTCGGGAAAGGGTGTACATTCCGTACGTCACAAGAACGGCTCCACCCGTCAAATACATGGCTCCGTCAAGGAATCCATCGGGGTAGCCAGAGAGACTTTTTCGATGCAGACGCGCATCTTCCCCGAGGCTGCGCTTCTCCGTAAGCCGCTTCCCGATGCTGAGGAAGAGCGCCAGCAGAAACACAGTAAGAAAGAGCCAGTCCGAGATAGCAACAGCAAAAATCTCGCCACCAGCTTCAAGCCGGATGATGAACCCCGTGGCGATACAGAAAATATCGACGAGGGAATATTCCTTAAGTTTCACCGAGTAAGAAATGGAGACGAGAAGGTAGAGGACAAGGTAGACGAAAAAACGCGGCGAAGCAATGAGTGCTGCGACCAGCAGGGAGCCACAGACCAGCGCCAGCGACAGTACAGCACCGGCGATCCGGGAGACTGCTCCGGAGGAAATCGGGCGGGCCTGCTTTCGGGGGTGATGGGCGTCCTGCTCATGATCCAGAATGTCATTCAGAACATACGTGGCGCTCGAACCCAGACAGAAGGCCGTAAGCGGCAGAAGGCCCTCAACAGCAAGCCCCAGCGTCATCTGCCCTCCCAGAAACGGAGGGAAATAAAGCATCAGGTTCTTCAGCCACTGATGAGGGCGGAGGAGTTTTATATAAGCAAGCCACACGTCAGACATTGCTTATCTTTGCTCGTTTCATAAGTTTGATAGCGAAAGCTTTATAGGGACTCCCTT from Geobacter sp. DSM 9736 includes the following:
- a CDS encoding decaprenyl-phosphate phosphoribosyltransferase, with the protein product MSDVWLAYIKLLRPHQWLKNLMLYFPPFLGGQMTLGLAVEGLLPLTAFCLGSSATYVLNDILDHEQDAHHPRKQARPISSGAVSRIAGAVLSLALVCGSLLVAALIASPRFFVYLVLYLLVSISYSVKLKEYSLVDIFCIATGFIIRLEAGGEIFAVAISDWLFLTVFLLALFLSIGKRLTEKRSLGEDARLHRKSLSGYPDGFLDGAMYLTGGAVLVTYGMYTLSRNYLFYTVPLCCFGLLRYIMSVKSGQSGDPTELLLKDTPLLLVSLAWAFIIGWRLYF